One window of the Pelmatolapia mariae isolate MD_Pm_ZW linkage group LG15, Pm_UMD_F_2, whole genome shotgun sequence genome contains the following:
- the tbx18 gene encoding T-box transcription factor TBX18 isoform X1: MAEKRRSPCALSVKAHAFSVEALIGAEKRRRTSGEEVVSPGFEDETDVSDVTGSPGLRADRGCTGDRGSEAECGSGGSPESDDALLESPQPAALCTAPVTGTGEETRVDLQGSDLWKRFHEIGTEMIITKAGRRMFPAMRVKITGLDPHQQYYIAMDIIPVDNKRYRYVYHSSKWMVAGNADSPVPPRVYIHPDSPASGETWMRQVISFDKLKLTNNELDDQGHIILHSMHKYQPRVHVIRKECGEELSPVRTIPAGEGTRTFSFPETVFTTVTAYQNQQITRLKIDRNPFAKGFRDSGRNRMGLEALVESYAFWRPSLRTLTFEDIPGMTKQGVPGTHAAVGASSHLLSTSPCSSPFQVCPLSPPDYTCSRPAHPLHRYSNAPEPFPPPRGPSAYEAEGFCSLPLPASQLGYLSNPTSQGYAGLRLHTPPYSLYGYTFPSSPRLAASPDKMAATATANHQSAFLGSSPSGTLTDSLGVLGGGQQGFLFDSRTLGLAGSQSGGGASQVTAHMG; this comes from the exons ATGGCAGAGAAGCGTAGGTCCCCGTGCGCGCTGAGCGTCAAGGCGCATGCATTCTCAGTAGAAGCGTTGATCGGCGCGGAAAAACGCCGCAGGACGAGCGGGGAGGAGGTCGTGTCCCCCGGCTTCGAGGACGAAACAGATGTGTCTGATGTAACCGGGAGCCCGGGACTACGGGCGGATAGAGGGTGTACCGGCGACCGGGGCAGTGAAGCTGAATGTGGAAGTGGCGGATCCC CAGAGAGCGACGACGCGCTGCTGGAGAGCCCGCAGCCCGCAGCTCTGTGCACGGCGCCGGTAACCGGGACCGGAGAGGAGACCCGCGTGGACCTGCAGGGATCAGACCTGTGGAAAAGGTTCCACGAGATTGGCACGGAGATGATCATCACCAAGGCCGGACG CCGGATGTTCCCCGCTATGCGTGTGAAGATTACGGGTTTGGATCCACATCAGCAGTATTACATCGCCATGGATATAATCCCCGTGGACAATAAACGATATAG GTACGTGTATCACAGCTCAAAGTGGATGGTAGCGGGGAATGCCGACTCCCCTGTGCCTCCCAGAGTATACATCCATCCGGACTCCCCGGCCTCAGGAGAGACGTGGATGCGTCAGGTGATCAGCTTCGACAAACTCAAACTGACCAACAACGAGCTGGATGACCAAGGACAT ATCATTCTGCACTCCATGCACAAATACCAGCCGCGGGTCCACGTAATCCGTAAGGAGTGTGGAGAAGAGTTATCCCCAGTGAGGACCATCCCTGCGGGGGAAGGCACGCGCACCTTCTCGTTCCCGGAGACCGTGTTTACCACCGTCACGGCGTATCAGAACCAACAG aTTACAAGGCTGAAAATTGACAGAAACCCATTTGCCAAAGGCTTCAGAGACTCTGGCAGAAACCG gatGGGTTTGGAGGCTTTGGTTGAGTCTTATGCATTCTGGCGTCCATCCCTGCGAACACTCACATTTGAGGACATCCCTGGCATGACCAAGCAAG GAGTCCCAGGAACTCACGCAGCGGTTGGAGCATCGTCTCACCTGCTCTCCACATCCCCGTGCTCATCTCCTTTCCAAGTTTGCCCTCTCAGCCCACCGGACTACACCTGTAGCCGGCCGGCACACCCCCTCCACCGTTACAGTAACGCCCCAGAGCCATTCCCCCCACCCAGAGGTCCATCTGCGTATGAAGCCGAAGGATTCTGCTCCCTGCCTCTCCCTGCCTCTCAGCTCGGCTATCTCTCCAACCCCACCTCACAGGGCTATGCCGGTCTTCGCCTCCACACGCCGCCCTACAGCCTGTATGGTTACACATTTCCCTCTTCACCGCGCCTCGCTGCCAGTCCTGATAAAATGGCCGCCACTGCCACAGCCAATCATCAGAGTGCCTTTCTTGGCTCGTCGCCCAGTGGGACTTTAACGGACAGTCTGGGTGTGCTCGGCGGAGGACAGCAAGGCTTCTTGTTCGATTCTCGGACTTTGGGACTGGCAGGGAGCCAGTCGGGAGGCGGGGCCTCGCAGGTCACTGCTCACATGGGCTGA
- the tbx18 gene encoding T-box transcription factor TBX18 isoform X2 yields MAEKRRSPCALSVKAHAFSVEALIGAEKRRRTSGEEVVSPGFEDETDVSDVTGSPGLRADRGCTGDRGSEAECGSGGSQSDDALLESPQPAALCTAPVTGTGEETRVDLQGSDLWKRFHEIGTEMIITKAGRRMFPAMRVKITGLDPHQQYYIAMDIIPVDNKRYRYVYHSSKWMVAGNADSPVPPRVYIHPDSPASGETWMRQVISFDKLKLTNNELDDQGHIILHSMHKYQPRVHVIRKECGEELSPVRTIPAGEGTRTFSFPETVFTTVTAYQNQQITRLKIDRNPFAKGFRDSGRNRMGLEALVESYAFWRPSLRTLTFEDIPGMTKQGVPGTHAAVGASSHLLSTSPCSSPFQVCPLSPPDYTCSRPAHPLHRYSNAPEPFPPPRGPSAYEAEGFCSLPLPASQLGYLSNPTSQGYAGLRLHTPPYSLYGYTFPSSPRLAASPDKMAATATANHQSAFLGSSPSGTLTDSLGVLGGGQQGFLFDSRTLGLAGSQSGGGASQVTAHMG; encoded by the exons ATGGCAGAGAAGCGTAGGTCCCCGTGCGCGCTGAGCGTCAAGGCGCATGCATTCTCAGTAGAAGCGTTGATCGGCGCGGAAAAACGCCGCAGGACGAGCGGGGAGGAGGTCGTGTCCCCCGGCTTCGAGGACGAAACAGATGTGTCTGATGTAACCGGGAGCCCGGGACTACGGGCGGATAGAGGGTGTACCGGCGACCGGGGCAGTGAAGCTGAATGTGGAAGTGGCGGATCCC AGAGCGACGACGCGCTGCTGGAGAGCCCGCAGCCCGCAGCTCTGTGCACGGCGCCGGTAACCGGGACCGGAGAGGAGACCCGCGTGGACCTGCAGGGATCAGACCTGTGGAAAAGGTTCCACGAGATTGGCACGGAGATGATCATCACCAAGGCCGGACG CCGGATGTTCCCCGCTATGCGTGTGAAGATTACGGGTTTGGATCCACATCAGCAGTATTACATCGCCATGGATATAATCCCCGTGGACAATAAACGATATAG GTACGTGTATCACAGCTCAAAGTGGATGGTAGCGGGGAATGCCGACTCCCCTGTGCCTCCCAGAGTATACATCCATCCGGACTCCCCGGCCTCAGGAGAGACGTGGATGCGTCAGGTGATCAGCTTCGACAAACTCAAACTGACCAACAACGAGCTGGATGACCAAGGACAT ATCATTCTGCACTCCATGCACAAATACCAGCCGCGGGTCCACGTAATCCGTAAGGAGTGTGGAGAAGAGTTATCCCCAGTGAGGACCATCCCTGCGGGGGAAGGCACGCGCACCTTCTCGTTCCCGGAGACCGTGTTTACCACCGTCACGGCGTATCAGAACCAACAG aTTACAAGGCTGAAAATTGACAGAAACCCATTTGCCAAAGGCTTCAGAGACTCTGGCAGAAACCG gatGGGTTTGGAGGCTTTGGTTGAGTCTTATGCATTCTGGCGTCCATCCCTGCGAACACTCACATTTGAGGACATCCCTGGCATGACCAAGCAAG GAGTCCCAGGAACTCACGCAGCGGTTGGAGCATCGTCTCACCTGCTCTCCACATCCCCGTGCTCATCTCCTTTCCAAGTTTGCCCTCTCAGCCCACCGGACTACACCTGTAGCCGGCCGGCACACCCCCTCCACCGTTACAGTAACGCCCCAGAGCCATTCCCCCCACCCAGAGGTCCATCTGCGTATGAAGCCGAAGGATTCTGCTCCCTGCCTCTCCCTGCCTCTCAGCTCGGCTATCTCTCCAACCCCACCTCACAGGGCTATGCCGGTCTTCGCCTCCACACGCCGCCCTACAGCCTGTATGGTTACACATTTCCCTCTTCACCGCGCCTCGCTGCCAGTCCTGATAAAATGGCCGCCACTGCCACAGCCAATCATCAGAGTGCCTTTCTTGGCTCGTCGCCCAGTGGGACTTTAACGGACAGTCTGGGTGTGCTCGGCGGAGGACAGCAAGGCTTCTTGTTCGATTCTCGGACTTTGGGACTGGCAGGGAGCCAGTCGGGAGGCGGGGCCTCGCAGGTCACTGCTCACATGGGCTGA